The Zootoca vivipara chromosome 4, rZooViv1.1, whole genome shotgun sequence genome has a segment encoding these proteins:
- the RSPH1 gene encoding radial spoke head 1 homolog, which translates to MSDLGSEEIEEEAENDLGEYEGERNEAGERHGQGKARLPNGDTYEGQYANGRRNGQGLYRFKNGARYIGQYSENKKHGKGIFYYPDGSRYDGEWVEDQRHGNGIYYYVNGDTYDGEWFNHYRHGQGTYVYALTGSKYIGTWANGQQEGAAELVHLNHRYQGKFVNKNPLGAGKYIFDIGCEQHGEYIHEEKPEEEEEEEVMGPSIPKWKASKITELTLWAPEEPPPPPPAVEVAIVEEPAPPDDTATEAPSETTEQTAETTEATEETTLPKDTEEEDEAAKEEPAVIPEEKEEELEAQD; encoded by the exons ATGTCGGATCTCGGCTCGGAAGAGATCGAAGAAGAGGCCGAGAATGATTTGGGG GAATATGAAGGGGAACGCAATGAAGCTGGTGAACGGCATGGACAGGGAAAGGCCAGATTACCCAATGGTGATACCTACGAAGGACAATATGCAAATGGTAGAAGAAATGGGCAG GGATTGTACAGATTCAAGAATGGTGCACGCTACATAGGACAATATTCTGAGAATAAAAAACATGGCAAAGGCATCTTTTATTATCCCGATGGATCCCGATATGATG GAGAGTGGGTGGAGGACCAAAGACATGGAAATGGCATTTACTACTATGTAAATGGAGACACATACGATGGAGAGTGGTTCAATCACTACAG GCATGGGCAAGGTACATATGTGTATGCATTAACTGGCTCTAAATATATTGGCACCTGGGCAAATGGACAACAAGAAGGAGCTGCTGAACTTGTTCACCTAAACCATAGATACCAGGGGAAGTTTGTGAATAAAAAT CCATTGGGTGCTGGGAAGTATATATTTGATATTGGATGTGAACAACATGGCGAATACATCCACGAG GAAAaaccagaggaagaggaggaagaagaagttaTGGGTCCATCTATCCCAAAATGGAAAGCATCAAAAATTACTGAACTAACACTCTGGGCACCTGAAGAaccacctccccctcctccagcagTAGAGGTTGCAATAGTTGAAGAACCAGCACCTCCAG ATGACACTGCAACTGAAGCTCCTTCTGAAACTACTGAGCAAACTGCAGAGACAACAGAGGCCACTGAAGAGACAACTCTTCCTAAAGATACTGAGGAAGAAGAtgaggcagctaaagaagagccAG CTGTCATaccagaagaaaaagaggaggaacttGAGGCCCAGGACTAA